In candidate division WWE3 bacterium, the following are encoded in one genomic region:
- a CDS encoding methyltransferase domain-containing protein produces MINIETRDATSQPSLLNPAEIPVLFSSHETDLFSHDPKYRDYLIDVDSIPQNAKVLDIGSGRGQFVAELKAKGINAIGLDLVAPGASQKPDVAGISTHLPFANESFDIVTNYWGGLTYPLMEAINKSPEIQRQYVIAFLEELREAIRVSGNEIRIYPWSGYPFYEEIGVMAFPEAWGRTNFLAINFGKLFTEMGLTDIPGNCEPVANMAELEVIFQELTLKKSGVVNFQPLDDLVSTITETDRDLFFNPTSIPKELGIAMDRLQTSQGYINSYYRRVNDLEVTIKNDDFKDFSPLHIDGYVINKRLDPTFYDKFKNNERASANLLLKAWSVQIKSEVPELEKEKDDFDDLFINYEKELLIN; encoded by the coding sequence ATGATAAATATTGAGACACGTGATGCCACAAGTCAACCAAGCCTACTGAACCCAGCTGAAATCCCGGTGCTGTTTTCTTCCCATGAAACGGATTTATTTAGTCATGATCCGAAATATCGTGACTATCTCATTGATGTAGATTCGATACCTCAGAATGCAAAGGTGCTAGATATTGGTAGCGGCCGCGGTCAGTTTGTAGCGGAACTAAAAGCCAAAGGAATCAATGCCATTGGTTTAGATCTTGTGGCTCCCGGTGCCTCCCAAAAACCGGATGTGGCCGGTATTTCTACTCATCTACCATTTGCTAACGAATCGTTCGACATTGTTACTAACTACTGGGGTGGCCTTACTTATCCGCTAATGGAAGCGATAAACAAAAGTCCGGAGATTCAAAGGCAATATGTAATTGCTTTCCTTGAGGAACTTCGTGAGGCAATAAGAGTTAGTGGTAACGAGATCCGAATTTATCCTTGGTCGGGTTACCCGTTTTATGAAGAAATCGGGGTTATGGCTTTCCCTGAGGCATGGGGTCGCACCAACTTTTTGGCCATCAATTTTGGAAAATTATTTACAGAAATGGGACTAACAGATATTCCCGGTAATTGTGAGCCGGTAGCCAATATGGCTGAATTAGAAGTAATTTTTCAAGAATTAACTCTTAAAAAATCCGGTGTGGTTAATTTTCAGCCACTGGATGATCTAGTAAGTACCATTACGGAAACTGATAGAGATCTGTTCTTTAATCCCACAAGTATTCCCAAAGAATTGGGTATAGCTATGGACAGACTACAAACATCTCAAGGTTATATAAATAGCTATTATCGGCGAGTTAACGATCTTGAAGTAACTATCAAAAATGATGATTTCAAAGATTTTAGCCCTTTGCACATAGATGGATACGTTATTAATAAACGCCTCGATCCCACTTTTTATGATAAATTTAAAAATAATGAAAGGGCGAGTGCTAATCTATTATTAAAAGCTTGGAGTGTTCAAATAAAGTCAGAGGTGCCTGAACTAGAAAAAGAAAAGGATGATTTTGATGATCTTTTTATAAACTACGAAAAAGAATTACTAATAAATTAA
- a CDS encoding MBL fold metallo-hydrolase translates to MEISQNSATSIRIKGRDVAIVINPTKLSETAATAITIFSDPSKIIDNVIDSFVITTPGEYEVKNVRVYGYPLKNEVIYMIQLEGVSIVYMAGNSAEITKELSEELNIVNVLIIPVSSDPDDLISELEPNIVIPQNFTEESLPKFLKNLGVENVEKTPKLKVATFGEEEEMKVVVLI, encoded by the coding sequence ATGGAAATTTCTCAAAACTCCGCCACTTCAATTCGCATCAAAGGCCGCGACGTGGCAATCGTCATTAATCCCACTAAGCTTAGCGAAACGGCCGCGACCGCTATTACCATCTTTTCTGACCCCTCAAAAATTATCGATAACGTCATCGATTCCTTCGTGATCACTACGCCCGGCGAATACGAAGTCAAAAACGTCCGGGTTTACGGTTATCCTCTTAAAAACGAGGTTATTTACATGATCCAGTTGGAGGGCGTTAGTATCGTTTATATGGCTGGGAACTCCGCGGAAATCACTAAAGAATTATCCGAAGAACTTAATATCGTTAACGTTCTTATTATTCCTGTTTCTTCCGATCCCGACGACCTCATTTCCGAACTCGAACCTAATATCGTTATCCCCCAGAATTTTACCGAGGAATCGCTGCCGAAGTTTTTGAAGAATTTGGGAGTGGAGAACGTCGAGAAGACGCCGAAGTTGAAGGTGGCGACATTTGGTGAGGAAGAAGAGATGAAGGTCGTAGTTTTAATTTGA
- the dnaB gene encoding replicative DNA helicase → MSQPKLPPQNVEAERSVLGALLLDRDAIIKVAEFLESKHFYKFENSLIYESILTLYAAHQSIDILTLSEELRRTQNLDKVGGMSYLTELAADVPTAAHVESYGRIIKDAAVRRSLISVSSDLTEMAFDERVSLSELLENSEQKLYGVSQETLRKDFVPLKNILSDSFDRLDELHKKAGGLRGVPTGLKKLDNMLSGLQDSNLIILAARPSVGKSSLALNIAQYAAVTEHIPVGFFSLEMSQEQLSDRLLAAQADIDAWKITTGNLTDDEFALLGDAMGSLAEAPIFIDDTAGANIMEMRTKARRLQMEHGVKLIIVDYLQLIHGRNLENRVQEVSEISQALKNIARELKVPVMALSQLSRAVEQRGGHNRPQLSDLRESGALEQDADVVMFLYREDDDNRQNIKLSVSKHRNGATGEIDLFFRGERTRFYEADTSHSE, encoded by the coding sequence ATGTCACAACCAAAATTGCCACCACAAAACGTCGAAGCTGAGCGCTCGGTCCTCGGAGCTTTGCTTTTAGACCGCGACGCCATTATTAAAGTGGCGGAGTTTTTGGAATCCAAGCATTTCTACAAATTCGAGAACTCACTAATTTACGAGTCTATCCTAACTTTGTACGCGGCCCATCAGTCAATCGATATTTTAACCCTGTCGGAAGAACTCCGTCGCACCCAAAACCTAGACAAAGTAGGAGGCATGTCATATCTCACGGAGTTAGCGGCCGACGTGCCAACCGCCGCTCATGTGGAAAGCTACGGCCGTATCATCAAGGACGCGGCCGTCCGTCGCTCCTTGATTTCCGTTAGTTCTGATCTCACCGAAATGGCTTTTGATGAGCGCGTTTCCTTGTCGGAACTCCTTGAAAACAGCGAGCAGAAGCTGTACGGAGTTTCTCAAGAAACGCTGCGGAAAGACTTCGTACCGTTAAAAAATATTCTTAGCGATTCTTTTGATCGTTTGGATGAACTCCACAAAAAAGCTGGTGGTTTACGAGGAGTTCCAACTGGGCTTAAGAAACTCGACAACATGCTCTCCGGTCTTCAAGATTCTAACTTAATTATTTTGGCGGCCAGGCCGTCTGTTGGAAAGTCCTCTTTAGCTTTAAATATTGCCCAATACGCCGCCGTTACCGAGCATATTCCGGTCGGCTTTTTCTCGTTGGAAATGAGTCAGGAGCAACTTTCGGACAGGCTTTTAGCCGCTCAGGCCGATATTGACGCCTGGAAAATTACCACTGGAAACCTTACCGATGATGAATTCGCGCTTTTAGGGGACGCCATGGGCTCGCTGGCTGAAGCGCCGATATTCATAGACGATACGGCTGGGGCCAACATCATGGAAATGCGCACTAAAGCCCGGCGGCTGCAAATGGAGCACGGCGTTAAACTTATCATCGTCGACTATTTACAGCTTATTCACGGCCGAAATCTAGAAAATAGAGTACAAGAAGTGAGCGAAATATCCCAAGCGCTTAAGAATATAGCTCGCGAACTTAAAGTGCCGGTGATGGCTTTGTCACAACTCTCCCGGGCCGTCGAGCAACGCGGTGGTCATAATCGGCCGCAGCTGTCCGATCTTCGTGAATCCGGGGCATTAGAACAAGATGCCGACGTGGTTATGTTTTTATATCGAGAGGATGATGATAACCGTCAGAACATTAAATTATCCGTTAGTAAGCATCGTAACGGAGCGACAGGGGAGATCGATTTGTTCTTCAGGGGCGAGCGCACGCGCTTTTACGAGGCGGACACTTCCCATTCGGAATAA
- a CDS encoding type II toxin-antitoxin system VapC family toxin codes for MSYLLDTNVVIDHIRKRSRIQRGLIKDGLSLSIISLAELFHGAVKSSNSKFNLELIYSTITDWKIEVLKVDTPVSLEYAEIRNELEKSGQKLENFDILIAATARIYNKTLVTNNRKHFERIKNLKILE; via the coding sequence ATGTCTTATTTGCTTGATACGAACGTCGTAATTGATCATATTCGCAAACGCAGCAGGATTCAACGAGGTTTGATAAAGGACGGCCTCTCACTAAGTATTATCTCATTAGCAGAGCTATTTCATGGCGCGGTAAAATCATCAAATAGTAAGTTTAACCTCGAATTAATATATTCAACTATTACTGATTGGAAAATTGAAGTTTTGAAAGTTGATACACCTGTGTCACTAGAGTATGCGGAAATTAGAAATGAATTAGAAAAGTCTGGGCAGAAACTCGAAAACTTCGACATCTTAATTGCAGCAACGGCCAGAATTTATAACAAGACTTTGGTCACTAACAATCGCAAGCATTTTGAGAGAATCAAAAATCTAAAAATACTCGAGTAA
- a CDS encoding metallophosphoesterase, translating to MTARLKYLLLILAFLTLSLGTYQYFKTQTKSRTSTSIIRLNSATPSAVTKTTLLKFAVMSDIHSDLEHLTWALKDAKSDKMSFVIVTGDLTNVGESAELEAVKVALDKSGLKYYVIPGNHDVWMAKKVNSPIFSDVFGVTWQSFSDVGLKFILINNADETAGLPSAEMTWVKSMVTDCNVLKCLVFLHEPLNNLNSSHIMGEQSKQVASEAATLRQLFVTNNILQLFSGHLHFATEYVKNGLKTAIVGAVTGDRNTEMPRFLEVTWNGVDLKSHEVILE from the coding sequence ATGACTGCCCGTTTAAAATACCTACTTCTTATTTTAGCCTTCTTAACGCTGTCACTTGGCACCTATCAATACTTTAAAACTCAGACCAAAAGCAGAACGTCGACATCGATTATACGCCTCAATAGTGCGACCCCGTCAGCAGTAACCAAAACAACATTACTTAAATTCGCCGTCATGAGTGATATTCACTCGGATCTGGAACATCTTACGTGGGCCCTAAAAGATGCCAAGTCAGACAAGATGTCGTTTGTTATCGTGACCGGCGACCTTACCAACGTCGGTGAGAGTGCGGAACTTGAAGCCGTTAAAGTCGCTTTAGATAAATCAGGGCTTAAATATTACGTGATTCCAGGTAATCACGACGTCTGGATGGCTAAAAAAGTCAATTCACCGATTTTTAGCGACGTTTTTGGCGTCACCTGGCAAAGTTTTAGTGACGTTGGCCTCAAGTTTATTTTAATCAACAACGCCGACGAAACGGCCGGTTTACCAAGTGCCGAAATGACTTGGGTTAAAAGCATGGTCACTGATTGCAACGTCCTTAAGTGTCTCGTGTTTCTGCACGAACCACTTAATAATTTAAATTCTTCACATATTATGGGAGAGCAGTCAAAACAAGTAGCCAGTGAAGCGGCGACGTTGCGTCAGTTGTTTGTTACTAATAATATCTTACAGCTTTTTTCAGGTCACTTACACTTCGCAACAGAATATGTTAAAAATGGCTTAAAGACGGCCATAGTCGGCGCGGTCACAGGTGATCGTAACACCGAAATGCCGCGGTTTTTGGAAGTGACTTGGAATGGTGTTGATTTAAAGTCACACGAGGTTATTTTGGAATGA
- the efp gene encoding elongation factor P, with protein sequence MALVVTGLRNGTAFMDPETGNPFIVLKYEHIKMGRGGAVIKVKARNILTGAIIERGLKSGGTVEEVDLSKKPVQYLYKDGQTFNFMDPVTFETIELSADIVGELCNFLLEGSTGTVNFYNDTPISFDLPTSMFFTVTSTMPGEKGNTVGNAQKPAIIETGATVYVPMFINEGERIKVDTRDGKYVERG encoded by the coding sequence ATGGCATTAGTCGTCACTGGTCTTCGCAATGGTACGGCCTTTATGGATCCCGAAACGGGAAATCCTTTCATTGTCCTTAAATATGAGCATATTAAAATGGGCCGGGGCGGAGCGGTCATTAAAGTCAAAGCTCGTAATATTCTAACTGGTGCTATCATCGAGCGTGGTCTTAAAAGCGGCGGTACAGTCGAAGAAGTCGACTTGAGCAAAAAGCCGGTGCAATACTTATATAAGGACGGCCAAACATTTAACTTCATGGATCCGGTGACTTTTGAGACCATTGAGTTGTCGGCTGACATAGTAGGGGAGTTGTGCAACTTTCTGCTTGAAGGTTCCACTGGCACCGTCAACTTCTACAATGACACCCCTATTTCTTTTGATCTACCCACCTCCATGTTTTTCACTGTCACCTCAACAATGCCTGGAGAAAAGGGCAATACCGTTGGGAACGCCCAAAAGCCGGCAATAATTGAAACCGGGGCGACGGTCTACGTGCCGATGTTTATTAATGAGGGCGAACGGATAAAGGTCGACACCCGTGACGGAAAATACGTCGAGCGCGGGTAA